The DNA region TATTTTTTTCCCCCCTTTTTAATCATTGACATTTTATTTAATTGTTATgcgctagtaacataagcatttcactgcacacGCTATGACACCATGATGCCTAATTGCGTACACAACTAATACATTTGGATTTGATTTAAATCGTTGTGCAACATCATGGGTAAGCTCTGGCCTTCATTTTTCCGCTCGAAAAAGTGGATTTCTACTGGTGTGGCAGTTTAATATGCGTATCTACTCTGTTCCTAGTGACCTCTAATCTCTAACCCTTTAATAGTCTTTACGATGATTAGAAATAGATGTCAGATGGAGTTTTTATACTGTAGATTATACAACCTTAAACCTACCATCAGCTCTCTGGCTCAATGCAAtgaatcttctctctctctctctctctctctctctcatccaggcTGGCAATCAGTAAGTACATCCCATGTAtgggtgtgttgctgtgtgttccTACCAGAGATCGTTATAGCAGCTTCATGTGCTCCACCCGTCGTTCATCCCTCACCAGTACATCTGACCCTTGCAAGACTGGCAAGTGCCGCTTCTCCTCCCTGTACAACAGTGAATCAGTGAgtcttcctgcctctctctctttaaactTTAGGAACGTTGAGTCCTCTTGGCTCTCCCACCCCTATGATGGGCCAGCTCCCGCTCATCCCAGTCAAAGCTATTCTCTTTCCTGGCACCCCTATGGTGGAATGAGCTTCCCCCTAAATCAGGACAgctgagtccctgcccatcttctgaaaactTCTGAAAACATTTCTTATTAACATTGACTTTGTTGGTAGTGGCTTTATCGAGGACACAttttatgactgtgatatgttgtaGTCTTACCTAGCTTTAAGAGGAATGCATTAACTGTCTGCTAACTGACTAAAATGTACATGTAAATGAGTGCAACATCGAACGTATATCTTTGAattatttgtttgtgtgtgtgtgtgtgtggggggggggggtctcaggGCCTTACGGAGGCGGAACTCTCCTCTCGTCCGGCCAGTCGTCAGGTGTCTAGTGATGTCACCCAGCTCCACCCTACCTTCTCTCAGAGGTCAAAAGTTCATTGTTCCCTGAAGGTGAAAAGTCCAAACCGCCTCTCAGTCCCCCTCTGACCCTGCTTTCTTCTGCCTGCAACACATCACTGTGAGtggcagaatgtgtgtgtgtatctaggtaTTGAACATAAATATACTGTGTGTTTCACAATCACAATAGTCCACTTAGCTAAAGCTCCCCACTACTTTCTCTCGCCATATAGGAGATGGGACATGTCAGTTTCTTTATTATAGATGTCTATAtttaatccacacacacacacatacacacacacacacacaatactccattaGTTGTTCTGTAATCTGGTGCTTGTAATCCCCATGTGATGCTTAACATTTACATACATCTATCACATGACCCACATTGCACTGTTAGGgtttttgttctgtgtgtgtgtgtgtgtgtgtgtgtgtgtgtgtgtgtgtgtgtgtgtgtgtgtgtgtgtgtgtgtgtgtgtgtgtgtgtgtgtgtgtgtgtgtgtgtgtgtgtgtgtgcatgctgacCATGTCTTTCCTTTCCAGACTCTGACAGAGCCAGAGGACATCTCCATATCTGAAGTCATTGGTTTTACCATTGTCCTTCCTGCTACTGTAAGTATACTGGCCAATAAAACAAGTTTTCTCAATGCCCTGTGCAAATCCTGTAATGATAGTTCTGTCCAGTGGCCTATCCCATTAGTGAGTGCAGAcgtatatacatgtactgtatagtTTAAACACTTTAGCAATcaaccagtcaatcaatcaatgaatcaGTTTGACAGTATTATGCCGTGAGAATGACACCACACTGTCTTTCTCTGTTGCAGCTGGAAGATGTCAGAAAGGAAAAGTCTAAAGACATAAGTGGGCGTGTCCCTTCCACATGCCTAAACGACGCGATCCCTGCCATCATCGTCACCTCTATGGAAATCCCCTAAATGGGTGGGGTCTGTTGTGAGAGAACTGCTGGATGTTGTGCAATTGGACAATGTATGAcacagctctgtgtgtctttctctcctcctctacaggGCTCTACACTACCAGCATGGTATCTAGTGTCTGTGTGtcgtttctctcctcctctaaagGGCTCTACACTGCCAGCATGGTatctagtgtctgtgtgtgtgtaacagtattgcttccATCCCGCTCCTCGCCCCAACTTGGGCttaaaccagggaccctctgaacacatcaTCAACAGTCACCCAAGAAGCATggttacctatcgctccacaaaagctgctgctccttgcagagcaagggaaacaactacttcaacgtctcagagcgagtgacgtcaccgatttaaACACTAGTAGCAcgcactgctaactagctagccatttcacaccgtgtgtgttttgtatttgtGGATTTAGAGACGTTTTCCATTGAGCTGTAGAAAACACAATCTGAAAACAGTTTCAGTCGGTGACTTTCCTTTTTATGTTTTTAAACATGGAGGATTGTCAATGTTTTCCTCTCCACattttctccctcctccttttccctccctcctcccccactttctctcctccctcctgaatttATTTACACAAAGTGTCTGTAGGCTATTTCTCGCCTTCTCCCTGAAGAATACACCGTTTTTCTACCCCTCATGGAATTAAAGGCATTGTGTTGGTATTATTATGGGATCGAGGGAGTTTCTTTTTACAATATTCATTCTTATTTTTTACCGTTCTACATTTCAAGGGAAATGGCAGAATGGGTCACTGTCTATTGCTTATCACCATTTAGACCTGTcacctaagtgtgtgtgtgtgtgtgtgtgggggggggttaggGGAGAAGTTTCTACTGTATATGGTCCTAACCCAGTGCCCCAGACAGCACCATATTGATAAGATAATAAAGatattgtaagtgtatgtgatAAGGTGAGTGTGTACTCAATTGTTTTAATCGTCATTTCGGCACCATACACGGCCCTGCCCCAatttaaatggcaccctattccctagtgtactacttttaacaacagccctatgtagggaacagggtattATTTGGGACAGTGTATTTCTCTGCTGCGCGTCGACTCTATGGTTGTAAATGATCTCTCTGGTGTGCAAATACAGATTTAGTTGTGGTTCTGAATGTTGATGAGCTGATTGATTTGTAAAGTCTTATATCGATGAACTGATTGATTTATGTCTTGTATTGAGGAAAATAACAACTTTTCAGCTGTTATATATCATTGAAATATTTCCCAAAACCTTTGTTCTAAATTAGGTGAGGGTTTATTGTAGATTTGTGATGGATGTGTAAAACGGTTTATTTtagttttttaaatgtaattttctAAACAAATGCATTACTGGCAGCTGTGTTTTGTTATCTGGTTGGTTATGGACTATGTACCATCAGCAGTGTATGTGAGTGTTGTGAGAAGTTGGATAGAAAATAAAAGTTTGCTGATGTGGGATCAGGACTTTGAAAATACATCTTGTCATCGGCACAGTGAACAGTACACGTCAGCACTGTCTCTATGAGGATTAGCATGTGTCCCTCCTCTCCTTATTAACCTGAGTGCAAGTTATTACACATTATAaactatctctgtgtgtgtgtgtgtgtgtgtgtgtgtgtgtgtgtgtgtgtgtgtgtgtgtgtgtgtgatgtattctGCCACAGCATGACATGGGCAGAGAGATATGCACTTTCCATTGTGTATGTGTACACAATATCACAGCCAAATTGGCTTGTCCCACTAGTGGTGAGCAGAGTTGTCGTGACATATTTAGAGATATCTATCTATTATTTTGAATGCTATAAAGTAAAGTAGGTCATATTTTGTATACAGATGTCTTTTTTAAAATTGCAAATATGTGTCGCTAAGATTTATGTAATTGCTGCTACCGACTTAAAATAATTCATTACAATGGTATAGAAGGACCTTGAGCATTCGCACCAGTGGAAACTGTAATTGGGGGAGGGTCTATATTAAAGAATACTATTAGCTAATCACACCCTTTTAGCATGTCATCAAGTTGAGGATCCTATTGTTCATAATACGTGTCCCTGGAGTTAATCTGTTTAAATTAAGGTAACGGTCATTGTGAGCAAAATGATTAATCATAGCACTTTATGAGCAATCATTTTTAAAGGGTTAACGACCTTAGAGTTGAGCATCTGTGGCCTCAATTTACGAAAATCCTCAATAACCCACAATGTGTCATCGGTGTTACGATCATTAGTGTTACTTACTAATCCTACTGGTGGCACAACGCTATCATAATGGTAAAACACATTTAAAATCATTAAACTGCCATTGTAGTGGATTAAGAATGGGAAGATATACCCGCATTTCAAGACCTACCCTTTTTTCACCTTTCTAAGTACACAAAAAAAAGCATATACAGTAATCCAACATGTACAAATGTAATAGTTGAATGTCCTAACATACAGAGCTGTCAAAAggtggtaaaaaaaaaagcttaTCCTTTATCATCTTGTTGATCATGGTGACTGTCTCCTGGTAGAGGTGCTTCTCGGACATCAGACTTCGGTAATGTGTTGCTTCCCCTGGGAGAGAtaacacagagagaaagggagaatgagtgagaaatagaaagagagagtgatagaaagaGAGTCAAGGAGTGAAAAAGTGATGCAAAGGGATATTGTGACACATTGAGAAGGTGAGATCACAGCAAAATAGACattaaaaacagagagagagagtggaattgATTGATGCGAGGGACAGATAGAGGTAGAGCTAGGGGAGAATGTGTGAGGCTAAGAGGAGTCTATATCTGTATGTGTGAGTAATGCAGGGTGATCAGAGTGAGGCATGCTGGGGGTAGGATTACAGGCCTTATAAGGCCCCTGTGCCATCCATCCCCGTCTCTGCTCCACTCAGCTATTCTTGTCCCGTCTGTCCCTTACCCTCAACTAAGGCAAGACCTCTCTAACAACACTTTTATACACATTTTAATGCGTTGTTCAGGTTTTCACTTTTAGGTGAATACTAGACTAGCTGTTGTGTGGTTTAAGTTTGAATTAATTTTGAGTGTGTGgtaggtgtgtgagtgtgtgtctgtgtgtatcagaAGCTTTTCAGCGCCTGCCCTCACTCCCCCTATCAGGTGTTTGTCCCAACCGTCTGGAAATAACAGGGGGGGAGAACTCCGGAACGAGACTGAAGGAGGGGAATCAGAAAGCGAGTGCAAGAGGAAACGAGTACAAAGAGGACAGCGAGTGAAGGAGGAAAGCGCTTTCAGGAggaagcagggtgtgtgtgtgtaggttttaTCCAAAGCTGAAGATGGCTACATACACAGTATCTCTCAATGGCTCCGCGCCATGGGGTTTCAGACTACATGGAGGAAAAGACTTCAATATGCCACTTACCATCTCCAGGGTAAGACACTACACACTTTAAGCTTTTCCTGTGTTAGAGAAACAGACTTTGAGTGTGATAAATAGTGGTTACGGTTCGTTGctgtgtgtgcgcgcacatgcTAAACGTGGGTCTTATTTAATGACGTAATGATTGATGACAGATGACGAGGGGTGAGGAATGACCTGCCAACTAGAGAGTTCTAAAatacactcctctccctctctgtcacacccCTCCTCTTTCCATCTAGACCTGTTGCTGTAGTTGTGTGTTATTGCTCCTGCCACACTGACAGATTTCCAGTGGATCTGGAAATGGCAAATAGCAGTAGGGGGAGGAGgcatcagagagggagagagaggaggagaggtgcgGTCACATGGAAAGCTGTGTGTTACCTAAAGCGTCCTGCTGGGCCTCTCGGATGCCAAGTGTGTCTCTAAAGACATCCTCTTTGTCCATCTCTGGTCCATAATGGTTGGTCCATTTCGCAGACCTGCCGGCTGCTTTGGAGCTGTGAACTCCCAGTCATCTCAACTCTGTCCTGTAGTCTGCATCAGCTACCTGATGCTGTGTGAGGAAAGAGTGTGATCTCTGGAGAGTCTGATCTCTCCTCATTACTGTCATGATTTGGCAGATGTGAGGTACAGAGCTAGCTAAATAGCCAGCTAGTGAGTGCTAGCTCACTTTGAGACTTTACCTTCCCTGAAACCTGAAGTGGAGTTGTTCTAGTGTTGATTTTGATGAACATGATGGCTTCTGGAGCATAACGTTTTGTTGTGAATAGAGGATCACACACAGTTTCCCAGTTTCTacttgactgtgtgtgtttagtcACGAGGGGGGAAAAGCAACAGGTTTTGAGAATCTGGGTTGAGCAGGCAACGTGAAATAGAGGCAGACAACAAAGGAACCGGTTTTTAAAGCATTTATTTTCGAGCATGATTCTTTCCATAACTTTGTTATTTTAAGTTGTACCAATAAAATATTAAAACACACAAAACATAAGGGAGGAGAGAAACAAAAAGCACAGGAAGGGATACGGACCAGGAGGCAGGCATCCATTTTCTATATCCTTCCGTTGTCCTCCAAACCAGAGATATGGATATAACGACGTGATACTTATGTCTCCACCCTAACAATGGGATTCGCTGTCCACGGAATGGAACCCATCAAGTTCCCGCCTATTCCtctctttggattggtggatgcATCTCGTTATTTGAATACTTTTTTGAAAATTCGATGAGGGGTGTTGACCTCTTCCGCCTACATTCAATGGAGAGTGAATATGCATAGACCTAAGCATCACAAAAGCTATATTGGATCAAATAGGCCTCATGAAGCCAATTagcaattacattttattttgacACTATTATTAACCTTCTTATAAAAAATACCCAGTTCCACTGCATCACTCTTTATTTTTCACACAGGCCGATTTTGGAGTGGAGTCAGTTCCCTCACTTCATCTCCACCTGTTTTTCACAATCCACTTTGTTAACTCTCCCTCCTATAGAGCAGTGGGATTGGGTAATGGAAACACTATAGTGTGATGCTATTGCATGATAGCTACAGTATTAGAATGTGTGATTAGGCAATAGCTACAGTATAGAGTAATGTGATTGGTTTAGAGTAGCAATGTAGTGTCATGAttggcagcagttactcttcctggggtccagcaaaattaaggcagttataccatttaaaaaacattacGATACACTTCACAACAATCTTttgggggcagcaggtagcctagtggttagagtgttggacttgtaaccgcaagatcaaatccccgagctaacaaggtaaaaatctgtaattctgcccctgaacaaggcagttaacccactgttcctacgccttcgttgaaaataagaatttgttcttaactgacttgcctagtaaagtaaaaaatatataaataaaaacaacacatttccaaACACATTAAGTGTGCACGCTCAGGCCCCTaatctactaccacatatctacaacacaaaatcagCGTAggcatgtgtgtatagtgtgtatgtaaatgtgtgtttgtatgcatgtgtcagTGACTGTTTGTGTTGCTTTatacagtccccgctgttccataaggtgtattttttatatatttaaaaaaaatcaaatgttattgcttgcatgagttacttgatttggaatagagttccatgtagtactgggcacctcccatagtctgttctggacttggggactgtgaagagacctctggtggcatgtcttgtggggtatgcatgggtgtctgagctgtgtgccagtagttcaaacatgtcattgtgcattcaacatgtcagtacctctcacaaatacaagtagtgatgaagtcaatctctccttcacattgagccaccagagattgacatgcatattattaatagctctctgtgtacatctaagggccagctgtgctgccttGTTCTGAGAAAATTGCATTTTTCTTAAATCCCCCTTTGtgacacctgaccacacgactgaacagtagtccaagtGCGACAAAACtatggcctgtaggacctgccttgttgatagtgctgttaagaggTCAGAACAGTGCTTTATTATGTACAGACTTCTCCCTATTTTAGCTACTTTTGTATCAATATATTTTGACCATGAAAACTTGCTCAATTGCTgacaacttgctcaatttccacattattcattacaagatttagttgaggtttagtgaatgatttgtcccaaatacaatgattttaattttgaaatatttaggactaacttattccttgccacccattctgaaactaactgcagttctttgttaagtgttgcagtcatttcagacgctgtagtagctgacgtgtattgTGTTGAGTCATCCGTATACATAGacactttactcaaagccagtagcATGTCATTAGTAAGATTGAAAaatgtaaggggcctagacagctgcccaggggaattcctgattctacctggattatattggataggcttccattaaagaacacccactgtgttctgttagacaggtaactatttatacacaatatagcagggggtgtaaagccataacacataggTTTTTCCAGCAGCATACTATGATCGATTATGCCTAAAGcctcactgaagtctaacaaaacagcccgcacaatctttttatcatcaatttctctcagccaaacATCAGTCATTTgtataagtgctgtgcttgttgaatgtccttccctataaacgtgctgaaagtctgttgtcaatttgttgattGTAAAATAAcgttgtatctggtcaaacacatttttttccaaaacattactaagggttggtagcaggctgattggtcggctatttgagccagtaaaggtggctttactatttttaggtagtggaatgacttttgcctccctccaggcctgagggcacatacTTTCtggtaggcttaaattgaagatatgttAAATATGAGTGGCAATATTGTCCGCaattatcctcagtcattttccatccaagttttCAGACACCGGTGTCTTGTCATtgctgatagacaacaatacttttttcgcctcttccacactcactttacggaattctaaattacaatgcttttctttcataatttggtcagatatacttggatgtgtagtgtcagtgtttgttgctggcatgtcatgcctaagtttgctaatcttgctaATTTGCTagtcagacttatttgccatttattttgcctcatccctctcaaccataccatttttcaatttctcatcaatccacaggaatttaacagtttttacagtcattttattgatgggtgcatgcttattagtaactgggaatCATTAGtcatttcataaatgtgtcaagtgcagcgtctggttgcttctCCTTAAACACCACGGACCAACacatattctttacatcaacaacataggaatccctacaaaacttattgtatgacctcgtatacactatattaggcccaggctttggttttcctagatatggctactattgttatgcaggtgagtgaggacccaaaagcgatttaacagaaacagagtcttttaatgtccaaacagggaaaacataaatcctcaatctttacaggagatgtccaaacagggaaaacataaatcctctatctttacaggagagtcccccttctagtagtagaggagaatagcagggctagcggcaacagactgctggtccctccgggtaggcgtgggccgtagaggacagagacacctgctcacatgcagcatctgatgaagaggcagattacgacaggacgggacaagggcaaagcaaacaagaatccgacaaagacagaagcagaaacagagagagaaatagagacttaatcagagggcaaaagagggaacaggtgtgagagagtaaacgaggtcgttaggagaatgaggaacagctgggagcaggaacggaacgatagagagggagagagatagagagagaaagtaacctaatacgaccagcagggggaaacgaagagaagagaaagcacagggacaagacataacatgacaatacatgacagtacccccccactcaccgagcgcctcctggcgcactcgaggaggaaacctggcagcaacggaggaaatcatcgatcagcgaacggtccagcacgtcccgagatggaacccaactcctttcctcaggaccgtacccctcccaatccactaggtactgatgaccacggccccgaggacgcatgtccataatcttccggaccctgtagataggtgcgccctcgacaaggaccgGGGGAGACGAAtggggcgcgaagaaaaggcttgacacaggagacatggaagaccgggtggacgcgacgaagatgtcgcggaagaagaagtcgcactgcaacaggattaacgacctgagaaatacggaacggaccaatgaaccgcggggtcaatttgcgagaagctgtcataaggggaaggttacgagtggagagccatactctctgaccgcgacaatacctaggactcttagtcctacgcttattagcggctctcacagtctgcgccctataacggcaaagtgcagacctgaccctcttccaggtgcgctcacaacgctggacaaaagcctgagcggaggggacgctggactcggcgagctgggacgagaacagaggaggctggtacccgaggctactctgaaaaggagatagcccggtcgcagacgaaggaagcgagttgtgagcgtattctgcccaggggagctgttctgcccaagaaaggaaagactgcgtaagatgcgaccaatagtctgattggcccgttctgcttgaccgttagactggggtgaaaaccggaagagagactgacggaagccccaatcaaacggcaaaactccctccaaaattgagacgtgaattgcggacccctgtccgaaacggcgtctgacggaaggccatgaattctgaaaacattctcaaagatgatttgtgccgtctctttagcagaaggaagcttagcgaggggaataaaatgagtcgccttagagaacctatcgacaaccgttagaataacagtcttccccgctgacgaaggcagaccggtaataaagtctaaggcgatgtgagaccacggtcgagagggaatggaaagcggtctgagacggccggcaggaggagagttaccggacttagtctgcgcgcagtccgaacaagcagccacgaaacgacgcgtgtcacgctcctgagtgggccaccaaaaacgctggcgaatagaagcaagcgtaccccgaacgccggggtggccggctaacttggcagagtgagcccactgaagaacggccagacgagtaggaacgggaacgaaaagaaggttcctaggacaagcgcgcggcgacggagtgtgagtgagtgcttgctttacctgcctctcaattccccagacagtcaacccgacaacacgcccctcagggagaatcccctcggggtcggtggaggctactgaagaactgaagagacgggataaagcatcaggcttggtgttctttgagcccggacgataagaaataacgaactcgaaacgagcgaaaaacagcgcccaacgagactgacgcgcattaagtcgtttggcagaacggatgtactcaaggttcttatggtcagtccaaacgacaaaggaacggtcgccccctccaaccactgtcgccattcgcctagggctaagcggatggcgagcagttcgcggtttcccacatcatagttacgttctgacggcgacaggcgatgagaaaaatacgcgcaagggtggaccttatcgtcagaatgggagcgctgggacagaatggctcccacgcccacctctgacgcgtcaacctcgacaatgaactgtctagagacgtcaggtgtaacaaggataggagcggatgtaaaacgcttcttgaggagatcaaaagctccctgggcggaaacggaccacttaacctcttacctctacctgggacagttgcgtcccaactagagctctggaaatgcaaatgtgctacgctaaatgctaatagtattagttaaaactcaaaagttcattaaaatacacatgcagggtatcaaattaaagctacactcgttgtgaatccaggcaacaagtcagatttttaaaatgcttttcggcgacagcatgagaagctattatctgatagcatgcaccaatacactacaacagaaaagcacagcaggggacataaacaaaataattagcatttcggcgttacacaaaccgcacaataaaatagaaaacagtcattacctttcaccatcttctttgttggcactcctagatctttatttcgattaaatcgggccatataaagccaagatatcgttatatgtagactgtgtgataaacgaaaaaaacagcgatttcacaacgtaacgtcattttttaaaattcaaaaagtagacaataaactttcacaaaacacttcgaaatacgtttgtaatgctactttaggtattagtaaacgttaataagcgataaaattcatccgtaggcgatgtacatatcattagctgtcgtcttggaaaaaatttcaggagagagctcttccggaatgatctgggcggagaccggaggtacgtcgtgcccctctttcggttcaaccaagaatcaaagaggattaaattcacaagatactcgactacatggggatgctgtgggagttgaatgctcggtcttatctaattcggctcactgttaacaattgctggaagtggcgcaaggatatttatttccattttctgtgatcaggttttcctgcgctttccgatgtaacgcacgttatgtaatagccacagtcgtgatttaaccagttttaaaaacgtccgagggtttcctatacacacattctaaccatatgaacgtactatattcctggcatgagtagcagggcgctgaaatgttgcgcgatttttaacaaaatgttcaaaaaagtagagggtaggagcaactagttaaagcacgtcttgacagaagtaagggctgtgagaggagctgccacctgaccgaaattacgaatgaaacgacgatagaaattcgcgaaaccgagaaagcgctgcagctcgacacgtgacttagggacgggccaatcgctgacagcttggaccttagcgggatccatctgaatgccttcagcggaaataacagacccgaaaaatgtgacggaggagacatgaaaagcgcacttctcagccttcacataaagacaattctctggaggacacgtcgaacgtgctgaacatgaatctggagtgacggtgaaaaaatcaggatatcgtcaaggtaaacgaaaacaaagatgttcagcatgtctctcagtacatcattc from Oncorhynchus nerka isolate Pitt River linkage group LG16, Oner_Uvic_2.0, whole genome shotgun sequence includes:
- the LOC115144080 gene encoding melanopsin-A-like — its product is MGVLLCVPTRDRYSSFMCSTRRSSLTSTSDPCKTGKCRFSSLYNSESGLTEAELSSRPASRQVSSDVTQLHPTFSQRSKVHCSLKTLTEPEDISISEVIGFTIVLPATLEDVRKEKSKDISGRVPSTCLNDAIPAIIVTSMEIP